The genomic DNA CGGGTTGTCGGCCACCACGATCACCCGTCTGACCGCGCAGTGGCAAGACGAAGCCCGTACGTTCGCTGCCCGGGACCTGTCCGGCAGCGACTACGTCTACCTGTGGGTCGACGGCATTCACCTCAAGGTCCGCCTGGACCAGGAGAAGCTGTGCCTGCTGGTGATGCTCGGCGTGCGCGCTGACGGCCGCAAAGAGCTCGTGGCGATCACCGACGGCTATCGGGAGTCATGCGAGTCGTGGGCGGATCTGCTGCGCGACTGCAAACGACGCGGCATGACCGCCCCAGTGCTGGCCGTCGGCGATGGCGCGCTCGGGTTCTGGAAGGCGGTGCGGGAGGTATTCCCGAAGACCCGAGAGCAGCGCTGCTGGTTCCACAAGCAGGCCAACGTCCTTTCCGCACTGCCGAAGTCAGCGCATCCGGCCGCGCTGGCGGCCATCAAGGACATCTACAACGCCGAAGACATCGACAAAGCTCAGGTCGCGGTCAAGGCCTTCGCGGTTGCCTTCGGCGCGAAGTACCCGAAAGTGGTCGCCAAGATCGTCGACGACCTCGATGTCCTGCTGGAGTTCTACCACTACCCCGCCGAGCACTGGATCCATCTGCGTACCACGAATCCGATCGAATCCACCTTCGCCACAGTGCGTTTGAGAACGAAGGTCACCAAGGGTCCGGGATCGCGGGCCGCTGGATTGGCCATGGCCTACAAGCTGATCGACGCAGCCCAAGCCCGTTGGCGGGCCGTCAACGCCCCACATCTGGTCGCCCTCGTCCGCGCCGGAGCGGTCTTCCACAAAGGCAAACTGCTCGAACGGCCCACCGACATCACCCCACCGACACCACCGTCAGACGGCGATCAACACACCGAAACGGAGGTCGCCTGAAACACCCCGATCCACAGGTATTGACAATTGCTCCTCAGCCGCACCGGTCGGACGGGACTGGGCTTGAAGGTTCGCCAGGCGCCGCTGGGCGGTCGGGTCCTGAGCCAGGCGCGGATTGGTCTCCATGTTCTTTTGCAGCCAGTCCTTGTAATCGTCCTCATACATGCTGGTGGCGCTGCGCGGGTTCTCGAACTGGTGAGATCGGTTCGGACCGCGCGCCTCGAGCTGGTAATGGCTCGGATCATTGGACCATTCGAGCTTCTCCCGACGCGACAGCCCGTACTGCGTGGCCATGTCGTTGGTGGTCTTCTCTTCAAAACCCGGCTTATGCCCGATATCCGGCGTGCCTTTGATGGGTTCGTACGTGTTCGGGTCCAGTGGAAGCCCGCTCTCGGGATCACGTTCGGCAGCGGCATGGATGTCTTGTTTGGTTCCCTGCCGTAGCGGCGCCCGGCTGGTGATGTTGGTAGTGAGCCGCTGATCAGCAGCAGAGGGCGGCAACGCATGACTGAGCTCCCCACCGGGAATCACATCCCCAGCCGGCGGCCCATTCGGTGCCTTGGGCGTCTCGACGCCGGGCAGCGGCGGTTTCCCGGCGGTGCCGGCGGCGGCGATCTCCTCGCGTACCTGTGCTGGGTTGGGGACGGCCTTGGCGGCGTCAATGATCTCGTCGGTGTGCGTAACGACCTGTTTGGCGGCCAGTTCGGCGCCTTCTTCGGCGATCTTCTTGGCCGCCCCGGTGGGGGTGAACATGGTCGCCGCGTTGGCCACCGTCGACATCGCCCCGAGGGTTTGGTTGTCCGGCATGGCTTCTGAAGCGATCTGCAACCCGGCTGCGCCAACGTTGGCGACCGCCGCAGCGATCGCGGCGGCGCCGGCTGGCCCACCCACACCGGTCACTGCGACCGCGGCCCCCGCGACAATGACCGCTGTTTCCACCGGGTTGTTCTTCACGAACGTGAATACCGCTTTGCCGCCCGACGCCGTCGCTGAGGCCGCACTCGACACCGCGCTGCCGACCGCGTTCGCTGCGCTGGACACGGTGCTGGTGATCGAGTCGAACAACCCCGCCGGTAGCGGTCCGCCGCCGGAGCCACCGACATGCAGCGGCGGATCCACGTACACCGGCCACTTGGTGTCTGGGCGTGGGTCGATGACCTCAGAGAGCTGATACAAACCCGGACGCAGCTGACGCGCCACGTACGATGACGGCACCAATTTGCCTGCGGCATCGCGGGTTTCGGCCGGGGCGAACATGCCGACGGTTTCCGCGGCCGGTGTGGCGCGGTTGATGGTCAAAAATCCGTTGGTGTGGGCCAACATCACGGTGTCGACCGGCGTGCGCACAAAGGTGGTGACCATGCGTACGCCGGTCGCGCTGGCGATGCGGGCAACCGTGCGCGTCCCAGTACCGGTGTTCTCAGCCAAGAAATCAAACCCTGCACCACGATCGGGATAGACGACGGATCCGCTGCTGGTGCGTTGGGCCGCACCGAGGCCGTCGGGTAAGACCTGCTGCACCGGCCCGGCGGGTGTCATCGAGGTCAGTCCGGCGACCGGGTCGGTGGGTAGTCCCGCGGCCCGTTGATCGGGTGTCGCTGCCGGATTGGGGATCGCGACGGTGGTCGATCCGCTGAACGCTGCCATCGCTGCATCGGCGAATTCCTGCGCAGTCGATCCAGCGGCCGCAGCTACAGCCCCCGACCGGTTCGAACTGGCAAACCAGTACTGCCCGCCCGCGGTGAGCGCGACGGTGAGCACCATCGCAACCAAAGCCGGCCACCAACGAGCGACACGCCATGGCCGGTCACCCGGCAAAAAGTCCCCCACGACGATTCCCCCTGAATACGTCAGTTCTGATGTCCGACAGCAATGTCGGACGCGTTATGCAGGGTGTAGTCGGCAGACCGGCGGCAAACCGAATGCGGCCCCGTCGGTGATCTACGACACAGCAAACAGTGACCCGCTATCGGGCCGGTCTGGGCGGCCAACGCCGAACCGGCAGTCGCTTCTGCCGCCGCGGCGGCAGAAGCGTCGCTCGCCAATCGCGCGAGGTGAGGTCCGTACAGCTCGTTCGCGTAGTGGTCGTCGATCACTGCGTGGAGTGACCCGGCCAGGTCGCCGAGTTTCTCGGCCATCTTCGCCGCGCTCTCGCTGATCGAGAGGGTGTAGAAGTCCCCGCCCAACGTCACGGCGTCGGCCAGCCCTCGGCTGTCGCCGTCCCAGAGCTTGGCCCGGATCACCGCCTTGCCGCATTGCCCGAACACTTCGCGGATGCGCACGACGGTGGCCTACACCGCGGGTTTGCCGTCGGCACTGAGCATCTCGAGCAATTCGGCGTCGTCGATGACGAATGAATCGCTGACCATGCGCCGGCTGGCCGACCGGCTGCCGGCCCACCTACCGACGATCTACCGCCTGGTCGATGGCAAGGACGCCCTCTTCGACGAGATGGCCGAGGCGATTCTGGCGAAGGCGCTCGACGATGCGCCCACCGCTCCCCAGGATTGGGCCGATCGCGTCAAAAGCCTTGCCGCGGGGCCGCGTTCGGCTCTGCTGTCGCGGCGCGACGGCGCGCGAATCGTCGGCGGAAATTACGCTGCCAAACGGGCCAACCTGACCTTCATCGATACGCTGGTCGGCAGTGTGCAGGCCGGCGGTTTGGCGCACGAGCATGCGTTGTGGGCGGCGAGCTCGCTGCTCTGCTCGTACGTCCTGGGTGAGGTCCTCGAGCAGCAGGGTGCCGCCGGCGGCGAGACCGAGACGCTCGAGGGGTGCTTCGCTCCGGGGACTACCCACACCTCGCGTCCGGCCCCGTCGTGCAGCTGCTCGACTTCGACGCGCGATTCGCCTTCGGCTTGAATCTGCTCATGGCCGGAATGCGTTCCGGCGCAGATCGTTTATGACGTGCCGATCCGACACGACTAAAGGCGACGCCCCGCTTCGCTGAGGACGTTGTGCAGGATGTCGTAGATCGCGTCGAACTCCTTCTGGCCGCTGATCAGTGGCGGAGCCAGCTGGATCACTGGGTCGCCACGATCGTCGGCGCGGCAATACAGACCCGCCTCCCACAGTGCGGGGGTCAGGAAGCCGCGCAACAGGCGCTCGGACTCTTCGCTGTTGAAGGTCTCCCTGGTGGCTTTGTCCTTGACCAGTTCGATGCCGTAGAAGAACCCCTCGCCGCGGACATCGCCGACGATCGGAAGGTCGTACAGCTTTTCCAGTGTTGCCCGGAATGCCGGGGCGGTCGCCTTCACGTGGGCGTTGATGCCCTCGCGCTCGAAGATGTCGAGGTTGGCCAGCGCCACCGCGGACGACACCGGGTGTCCACCGAAGGTGTAGCCATGGGCGAACATCGTCTTGCCGTCGTTGAAGGGTTCGAACAGGCGGTCGCTGGCGATCATCGCCCCGATCGGGGAGTAGCCGGACGTCAAACCCTTTGCGCTGGTGATGATGTCGGGGATGTAGCCGAAATCGTCGCAGGCGAACATCGAGCCGATGCGGCCGTAGGCGCAGATCACCTCGTCGGACACCAGGAGTACGTCGTACCGGTCGCAGATCTCACGGACGCGCTGGAAGTACCCCGGTGGTGGTGGGAAGCATCCGCCCGCGTTCTGCACCGGCTCCAGGAACACCGCGGCGACGGTATCGGGACCCTCGAACTCGATGGCTTCGGCGATGCGGTCCGCGCAGTACCGGCCGAACGCCTCCGGGTCGTGCGCGTAGGCGTCGGGCGCGCGGTAGAAGTTGGTGTTCGGTGCGCGGAAGCCACCGGGCGTGAGTGGTTCGAACGGCGCCTTGAACGCCGGGATCCCGGTGATCGCCAGTGCACCCTGAGGGGTGCCGTGGTAGGCGATGGACCGCGAAATCACCTTGTGCTTACCGGGTTTCCCGGTCAGCTTGAAGAACTGCTTGGCCAGCTTCCAGGCACTCTCCACCGCTTCGCCGCCGCCGGTGGTGAAGAAGACGCGATTCAGGTCGCCCGGCGCATAGTTGGCGATGCGTTCGGCCAGCTCGATCGCGGGCGGAGACGCGTAGGACCACAGTGGGAAGAACGACAGCTGCTCGGCCTGGCGCGCAGCCGCCGCCGCGAGTTCCTCGCGGCCGTGCCCGACCTGCACGACGAACAGGCCCGACAGCCCGTCGATATAGCTTTTGCCCCGGTCGTCGAAGATGGTGACGCCTTCACCGCGGGTGATGATGGGCGGGGCGATATCGGCCCCGTGACGGGCGAAATGACCCCACAGATGCCGTTTGGCCTTGGCCGACAAGTCGGTTGAAAGTTGTTGTGCTGCATTGATTGTTGTCATCGCGTGCCCCAGTTGTATTGCTGTTTGACGAGTTTGAGGTAGACCAGTGTTTCGGTGGACAGCACCCCCGGTACGGCTCGAATCTTGCGGTTGAGCAGGTCGAGCAGGTGGCTGTCGTCTTCGCAGACGACTTCGATGATGATGTCGAAGGTCCCGGCGGTCAGCACGACATAGTCGACGGACTCGATGGCGGCCAGTTTGTCGGCGACCTGGGTGGTGTCCCCCGTGCATCGAACGCCGATCATGGCCTGGCGTCCGAAGCCCATTTGAACCGGGTCGGTCACGGCGACGATCTGCATGACGCCGCCGTCGACCATGCGCTGGACACGTTGGCGCACGGCCGCTTCCGACAGCTCGACCGCTTTACCGATGGCGGCATAGGACTGCCTGCCG from Mycolicibacterium phocaicum includes the following:
- a CDS encoding IS256 family transposase — translated: MLTVVHDAEEANGGEAGRSLLDEIVRDGARQMLAAALQAEVAAYVAAFADQLDENGHRLVVRNGYHQPREVLTAAGAVQVKAPRVNDRRVDPDSGERQRFSSAILPAWARKSPQMSEVLPLLYLHGLSTSDFGPALEQFLGSGAGLSATTITRLTAQWQDEARTFAARDLSGSDYVYLWVDGIHLKVRLDQEKLCLLVMLGVRADGRKELVAITDGYRESCESWADLLRDCKRRGMTAPVLAVGDGALGFWKAVREVFPKTREQRCWFHKQANVLSALPKSAHPAALAAIKDIYNAEDIDKAQVAVKAFAVAFGAKYPKVVAKIVDDLDVLLEFYHYPAEHWIHLRTTNPIESTFATVRLRTKVTKGPGSRAAGLAMAYKLIDAAQARWRAVNAPHLVALVRAGAVFHKGKLLERPTDITPPTPPSDGDQHTETEVA
- a CDS encoding Lrp/AsnC family transcriptional regulator, translated to MAIPDAPPDAAAIPGRSNPSRGGAACQLDELSKAIIEKLQQDGRQSYAAIGKAVELSEAAVRQRVQRMVDGGVMQIVAVTDPVQMGFGRQAMIGVRCTGDTTQVADKLAAIESVDYVVLTAGTFDIIIEVVCEDDSHLLDLLNRKIRAVPGVLSTETLVYLKLVKQQYNWGTR
- a CDS encoding GH-E family nuclease, whose protein sequence is MTPAGPVQQVLPDGLGAAQRTSSGSVVYPDRGAGFDFLAENTGTGTRTVARIASATGVRMVTTFVRTPVDTVMLAHTNGFLTINRATPAAETVGMFAPAETRDAAGKLVPSSYVARQLRPGLYQLSEVIDPRPDTKWPVYVDPPLHVGGSGGGPLPAGLFDSITSTVSSAANAVGSAVSSAASATASGGKAVFTFVKNNPVETAVIVAGAAVAVTGVGGPAGAAAIAAAVANVGAAGLQIASEAMPDNQTLGAMSTVANAATMFTPTGAAKKIAEEGAELAAKQVVTHTDEIIDAAKAVPNPAQVREEIAAAGTAGKPPLPGVETPKAPNGPPAGDVIPGGELSHALPPSAADQRLTTNITSRAPLRQGTKQDIHAAAERDPESGLPLDPNTYEPIKGTPDIGHKPGFEEKTTNDMATQYGLSRREKLEWSNDPSHYQLEARGPNRSHQFENPRSATSMYEDDYKDWLQKNMETNPRLAQDPTAQRRLANLQAQSRPTGAAEEQLSIPVDRGVSGDLRFGVLIAV
- a CDS encoding aspartate aminotransferase family protein; its protein translation is MTTINAAQQLSTDLSAKAKRHLWGHFARHGADIAPPIITRGEGVTIFDDRGKSYIDGLSGLFVVQVGHGREELAAAAARQAEQLSFFPLWSYASPPAIELAERIANYAPGDLNRVFFTTGGGEAVESAWKLAKQFFKLTGKPGKHKVISRSIAYHGTPQGALAITGIPAFKAPFEPLTPGGFRAPNTNFYRAPDAYAHDPEAFGRYCADRIAEAIEFEGPDTVAAVFLEPVQNAGGCFPPPPGYFQRVREICDRYDVLLVSDEVICAYGRIGSMFACDDFGYIPDIITSAKGLTSGYSPIGAMIASDRLFEPFNDGKTMFAHGYTFGGHPVSSAVALANLDIFEREGINAHVKATAPAFRATLEKLYDLPIVGDVRGEGFFYGIELVKDKATRETFNSEESERLLRGFLTPALWEAGLYCRADDRGDPVIQLAPPLISGQKEFDAIYDILHNVLSEAGRRL